In Marinobacter sp. M3C, the genomic stretch GGTCTTCAACCTCGTAGGCGCGCATGCGGTGGTCCTGAACGCAGATAACGTCGGCATCTTGCCCTGCTATCCAGTCAAAAAACCCTTTTTCAACAGCCTGTTCAAGACCGTTGACGCTGATTGATACTACCCGCATACGTATTCCCTGATTCGGTTTGTGTGTATGATACCGATTTTAAGCAGATTTTAAAGACCAACAGCCCTAGAAGCCGCGCCATGCATGATTATCAGAAAAATTTCATCGAGTTCGCCATACAGCGAAATGTGCTGCGTTTTGGCAAATTTACACTCAAATCCGGTCGCATCAGCCCCTACTTTTTTAACGCGGGCCTGTTCAATACCGGTAATGATCTTCTACAGTTAAGCCAAGCCTACGCTGCAGCCATTAACCGCAGCGCTCTGAATTATGACATTATTTTCGGGCCCGCCTATAAGGGCATCCCGTTGGCTACCGTAACGGCTATGGCGTTAGCAGAAGCTGGTAACAATAAACCATTTGCCTTTAACCGTAAGGAAAAGAAAGATCACGGTGAAGGCGGAAGCATCGTCGGTGCGCCCCTAAATGGTAGGGTACTGATTATAGATGATGTCATTACCGCTGGCACCGCTATTCGCGAAGCAATTGAGATTATCCATCAGGCGGGGGCTGAACCCGCCGGTGTACTGATCGCTCTGGACCGCCAGGAAAAAGGCAAAGGCAAGTTGTCTGCCATCCAGGAAGTAGAACAGCAGTTCGCTATACCCGTGGTCAGCATTATCGGGCTCGACCAGGTACTAGACTACATCAGTCTCAACCCCGCCTTCGGCCAACACGCTGATGCGGTAACGCGCTACCGGGAATCTTACGGAGTTTGACGAATGGCAAAACACCTGACCGCTTCACTCCTCATGCTCAGCTTGATTGGCACCTGTGGCATCAGTGCTACTTCGGCCCACGCCGGCATGTACCGATATACGGATGAAAACGGCCAGGTGGTCATTGGCAGCAGCATTCCGCAGAAAGCAACGCAACGCGGCTATGACATTCTCAACAGCAATGGGCGTGTCGTTACCATTATTGCGCCCGCCCCTACAGAACAGGAGTTGGCCGAACGCAGTGCCGAGCAACAACGCCAAGACGCCCTGAAGCTGCAACGCGAACAGGACCTAAAACTGCTAAAGCGCTTCAGCCATCCAGATCAGGCGCGCAGCGCTATGAACCGGAAAATTCGTGAGCTGAAAGGGCTGATCAGCCTGAAAAAAGGCAATATTACGGTCATCTCCGGGCAGTTAAACGCCGAACAAAGTCGCGCCGCCGATCTGGAACGCTCTGGGCGAAAAATTCCCGAGGCAGCCTTGGAGAAAATTCGTCGACTGGAAGCTCAGATTCTGGATATTGAACAGGAAATTGAAAGCCAGACCCAAGACATTCAGACCCAACAGGAAATTTACGAAATAGATATTCGCCGGCTGCAACAATTAACCGACAAAAAGAAGGAAGACTAAAATAGCCTTCCTTTTTTATTGGCATTCGCCGATTTCAACCGGCCCACGCTCTTGGTGAGCATGGGCCGCTGAACGCAATCAGGCAGAAGCCGTTTCTTCAGTTTTCGCATCGCTGGCTTTGGCCGGCTCAACTTCTTTCGCTTTTACTTCTTTGCTGTCTTCAGCTTTTTCCACCTTGGCAGCGGCTACAGGAGCGGCTTTGGCTTTGTTCGGGGTGCTCTTGCGTGCCGACTTGGTGGGCTCAACAGCTGCTTTTACGTCTTCTGCTGCGGCAACAACATCGACTGCGCCTTCTTCTACGACATCAGCGCCTTCAGTTACTTGCTTTTCAACGCGCGAGATCAGCTGGGAGGTGAATTCACCAACCATGCCGTTCAGTTCGCGCAATTGGTCAAACACATTTTCACTGTAGCCGTAATAGCTCTTACGAAGGGATTTTACGCTGTGAGTGCGAGCGCTTTCTTCCAGCTTTTCAGCCATGTCAAAAGGCTTGGCAGATAAACGCTTCTGCTGCTTTTCAGCGGCGTC encodes the following:
- the pyrE gene encoding orotate phosphoribosyltransferase, whose amino-acid sequence is MHDYQKNFIEFAIQRNVLRFGKFTLKSGRISPYFFNAGLFNTGNDLLQLSQAYAAAINRSALNYDIIFGPAYKGIPLATVTAMALAEAGNNKPFAFNRKEKKDHGEGGSIVGAPLNGRVLIIDDVITAGTAIREAIEIIHQAGAEPAGVLIALDRQEKGKGKLSAIQEVEQQFAIPVVSIIGLDQVLDYISLNPAFGQHADAVTRYRESYGV
- a CDS encoding DUF4124 domain-containing protein; amino-acid sequence: MAKHLTASLLMLSLIGTCGISATSAHAGMYRYTDENGQVVIGSSIPQKATQRGYDILNSNGRVVTIIAPAPTEQELAERSAEQQRQDALKLQREQDLKLLKRFSHPDQARSAMNRKIRELKGLISLKKGNITVISGQLNAEQSRAADLERSGRKIPEAALEKIRRLEAQILDIEQEIESQTQDIQTQQEIYEIDIRRLQQLTDKKKED